Proteins encoded within one genomic window of Pongo pygmaeus isolate AG05252 chromosome 4, NHGRI_mPonPyg2-v2.0_pri, whole genome shotgun sequence:
- the GZMK gene encoding granzyme K, translating to MTKFCSFSLFFLIVGAYMTPVCFNMEIIGGKEVSPHSRPFMASIQYGGHHVCGGVLIDPQWVLTAAHCQYRFTKGQSPTVVLGAHSLSKNEASKQTLAIKKFIPFSRVTSDPQSNDIMLVKLQTAAKLNKHVKLLHIRSKTSLRSGTKCEVTGWGATNPDLLRLSDTLREVTVTVLSRKLCNSQSYYNGDPFITKDMVCAGDAKGQKDSCKGDSGGPLICKGVFHAIVSGGHECGVAKKPGIYTLLTKKYQTWIKSNLVPPHTN from the exons ATGACTaagttttgttccttttctctgtttttcctaaTAGTTGGGGCTTATATGACTCCTGTGT GTTTCAATATGGAAATTATTGGAGGGAAAGAAGTGTCACCTCATTCCAGGCCATTTATGGCCTCCATCCAGTATGGCGGACATCACGTTTGTGGAGGTGTTCTGATTGATCCACAGTGGGTGCTGACAGCAGCGCACTGCCAATATCG gTTTACCAAAGGCCAGTCTCCCACTGTGGTTTTAGGCGCACACTCTCTCTCAAAGAATGAGGCCTCCAAACAAACATTGGCGATCAAAAAATTTATACCATTCTCAAGAGTTACATCAGATCCTCAATCAAATGATATCATGCTGGTTAAG CTTCAAACAGCCGCAAAACTCAATAAACATGTCAAGCTGCTCCACATAAGATCCAAAACCTCTCTTAGATCTGGAACCAAATGCGAGGTTACTGGCTGGGGAGCCACCAACCCAGATTTATTAAGACTTTCTGATACCCTGCGAGAAGTCACTGTTACTGTCCTAAGTCGAAAACTTTGCAACAGCCAAAGTTACTACAACGGCGACCCTTTTATCACCAAAGACATGGTCTGTGCAGGAGATGCCAAAGGCCAGAAGGATTCCTGTAAG ggTGACTCAGGGGGCCCCTTGATCTGTAAAGGTGTCTTCCATGCCATAGTCTCTGGAGGTCATGAATGTGGTGTTGCCAAAAAGCCTGGAATCTACACCCTGTTAACCAAGAAATACCAGACTTGGATCAAAAGCAACCTTGTCCCGCCTCATACAAATTAa